TTAGGGGATAAAATGTgagataaagtttgaaaacactTACAATGTATATCCAGAATGTTCAttgtattctttcaataagttttaatatataaaaaccttATTTGGAAATACTCAGTAAGATGCTATTCAGACTGTACGAGGATGAAGTCTTACGCCTAACacacctaaaataataaaacaaaataatgcaaagggGTGAGCTTCCATGTCATATATGGGAGATGCTGGAACATTTTCTGATGTAGTAATGGTATCTTCTTGAGCCACTGGCAACTGATCATCATTCAGTGTGTCATAAGatttactacaataataacaaaagaaaGTGTTACTAACAGAAAGTATACAAAAGTGTTAACTAACAAATGAGACTTGAGATGTACTCACATGCATCTtatcaacaataatgaaaagtaattcctaaaactgatcaataaaattgattaaatgataaaagatttaaggagatggttttttagatttataatattttacacctaTGTTCCATTCAAACATGTGGATCGGACAGCTGCGAATAAAAATGCATGGCCTGCTGATATTCTCACAGAGCTTTGGACGTGTAAAGAAGAAACCATTATCATTCATAAGACATCATCATTTATAAATTCTGGTGAGTACAGTTAATTAAAAGCGCAAGTCACAGCCATAGACTATTCTATACCTATAAACATACCGGTATCATTTCTTGGAGTGAGTTTTGCCTAAAGAAATGGTTCTTTCCACACAGAATAATAAACTGTGTGGGGCAGGTTGGTTCTTCTTGGTTTCCTTCCCATAGGCATGTTCAGCAGCCTTCCTACGAGAACCTCCATGTTGGCTCGTTGTTGTGCCGAGTGGCCTTTTTCTTCTGGCCACTGCTGAAGGCTGCACTCCAATTTTAGTCCTgtaattattatgatatttgttctttttcatGTGAAATATGTTTTTCGTTATGTCTTACATGGTACAAATCTGATGATACTGTGATTAATCACAAAACTTTATCCAGAATATCTGATGAGGAGTGTCTGACACCAGCCAAACTATTAGTCCCAAAACCGCTGGGGGGTGGGCCTAATAGTTAGGCATGTATCAAACGGCTATCAACATTTAATACCATGTGAGGCATGCTTGTACATTAATGTATAACTGACTGACTTGTTATCTAAACTATGGCAATACTACACCCTGCCAATTCACCCTAAAATTCACCTCTTTTGCATAAAACTGTATCCTCCTAAAAACAATGGTGTGTTCAGGAGAGTGATTTTCTGACTCGCTGTACGGGCCTTCCACCGTTCGATGAAGGTCTCAAAGGCCGGACCATACATAGCCGCCTCATAGTAGTTTTCGAGTTTATCCGACATGTCCTTGTGGAATGCATCAATAGCTGCTTGCCTTTAAAAAActcaataatatgtacatgatgTGCATATTATAAACAGTAATATCTCCCAGTGTTATGTAATCTTGTCTTTCAACTATTGAATCATCATTGTTCACACAGAGTATGAACTTCGGCATGAATCATAAAATGTACAatcatttgagaaacaaaaatcaTTACTGAATAAACTGAGCAGGAGAGTAAACACACCACTGGAGTAATGAAGCAAGAAGCAGAAGGTGGTAAGTTTGTTGAACAGAGAACATAGGACAAGGGGCTTCTGACATGATTTTATCAAATCAATCACCACAGTGGCAAATAATATACATCAGGTATGTTATGCGATGATGATTGCTGACATGTCATAACAGGCATGTGTgacaaaatagcttataaatgaaaaacatgtataaatatgATGATCATGTGCCTTGTCTCGTGGCCTACCATTTCTGGCGCTGTAGTTCAGAAACCTTTGGTATCACATCCACTTCTGAATAACTGTTCTCgctaaaatgataaaaacaaatgaaTTGTTCACAAAATGTAACATATCCAGCTATCTAATGAATTTTAGTGTTTGAGTAATCATGCCCACATATGACCAAACTTTATATTGTATAACACAAGTAGGTTCTAGTTGAAAAAGATTATTTATACTTTCGTACTGCAAGTGGTTCGAATGAATTCTTCGTCTCAAAAAATTCCAATCTTTAGTAATAGTAAGCTTTATGGCTGACTTTTGTTAGTCATACATGACCACTCCATTTTACGAAGCGAAGATGGTTAATACTAGGCCAGTACCTTTTAACAATCTCTTCGTATTCAAGATGTTCTTCTACTTCTCTTTCTGTactaattgttttattatttatacaagtATTGTGGTGGAGCGGCTCCAACCAGCCTTTCTGTGCTTTCTGACCTGTACAATAGTTTAGAATGTTTTATGAGAGTTCACTGTGAATAGTCAAACTTTACATCTAACAAGGCTAAGCAAACTAGTTGACTTATTAtcattttaaacagtaattagtcCTATGGTATTACCTGTtgaaagccaaaacaaaaccTCCCTTTGGTGCTGGAGTGGCTTATAGTGGTGTGCATTTGTTCCACATTCAAATGCACTCTCCATCACAGCCCACAGGTGCTTACACAGGTTTCCTGTGTTTCCATAAGTGCAGCTACACAAACCTAGATCAGCTTGGACGAGTCTCTTGGTCTTCCCTATGACCACCTCATACTGGTCACCAACCTTCTGCAAAGACCAagtaagttatatatacataaaaaaccgTAAGGTCATTATTGCAGCAGAACTTACTATACTTGAGGAACGCTTAATGGGAATATCAAGAAATCCGACACAAGACATCTCCCCTGTAACTCAACTTACCCTACTCTAAAATTACGTCCAATAACATAAATTGAACTAATCCACCTCATGTACCACATGCTACTCACATGCTTTATTGTTGCTGATGAAGTTGCAGGTCGTTTCCTTCTGTGTCTAAGCTCTGTCCTGCCATGGGCAATATCAAGAAGTCTGTTACAAATTGAATTCTCAAATTTTGTGATCAGATACTCCGTCAAATGGACACAGTTGAACGCTCTAGCTCGATGAAGAACTGTGTCCTTGAGGAGTCTGAACGCTGCCTCCACAAAATTGTTGGTGTTGTTACCTTAAAGATCGAACATAGATGTtaagtataaaataaataatttggtAGCACAGGCCCACATAAAATCATACAAGAggcaatatataataaagctaAAAGGCCATACAATTGGTGCTTAAATGAGTATAAACTAGACAAATGAAAGGACAATAACATTCCATGCGATTTCTTCTCATACATAATATCAATTGCAGACTCATGCCAAGCATTGAACTTTGTggtatacactatatgtatGACATGCAATGCAACACCACATTCAATTGACCATAGCCCATGGATACACCTAAAAAGCTAAGAAGGTGAAGAGCAGAAGCAAGGAACAGTGAACAGTGGATTGCATGCAACAAGCTTCTTTTAATAGCCACCTCTTGTGAGACTGCTCTGGCGGAAGCACAAAGCCCAAAGACTTCGCCTGCCATGTAACACGCCAAGATAATTGGCATAATTTGGATATTTTGCCAGACACGAATGGTCACTCTCATAGCTATAAATCATTAAGGAAGTTGTTAATAGCTGCTTGTTAATCAAATCatcaaatatacatttaaagtATGCCAGATAAATTACAAAGAATTACACCTAGCCTAACTATTAGTCATCAACCCTCCTGGGGTTTGGGGAATAATAGTTAGGCTAAAATTACACCAAATAAACACTAACATATACATAACAACACCAAGGATTGGTGCTGATATTctgcttttattattttcattatccATAACACAGGGTAATCATTGCTGCTCCATTTCTCGCTCCAAAATATCAGTAGGTATTTGAAAATTGCTTTCTGAATAATACAAATATCAAATACATAGcattataaattatacttaCATTTCCATGTATTCAGATTCACTATCGCTGTAGAGAAGCCTACGAAACAGTTCCATGCATGTGTTACGATCTCTCAAGTGGATCCTGTTGTGGCTGTTCCACAGCCATCTCCACACCGCTTGCTGTATGTGGAATGTGCAAAGCAGCACTCGACTTTCTGGAAACACAGTGTTAATGGCCGCATGTTCTGCCTTTGAGTCATCAACCATAAACAATGTTGGTCCAACTAGGCCTAAAATTGTTGAACGATGGGTGTTGATCATACCAAACACGAAGAAGGGCAGAGATGGGTTCCTTGTCATCAAAACACTGATTGCCAAGAGAAGTTTTTATGTGATTTGTGAAATGCATTGTTCTGGGTACTACCAAGTTCACTCATTAACCACTAAACAGAGTGGGGATTTTTTTCACGTGTCTCTCAGCCTACATTGTTTTTTCGAGTACCAACATTCAATGAATTATAGTTTCAGATGAATTatcttcaaaaaaataataatgaaaaacctCTGTTATAGAAGCCAGAACTGTCAGCAAGCTGTTTGATCTGGTCTAATCCCATGGTGATGgcatcttcactttcacttgtGGTCAGAAATGCACCTGCAATAAAATCACAATATGTTTAGTTTGGGTTTTTCGATGTTCTAGCATTTCAAAACCTTCATggctttttgcaactatagcaTGCATTGTCTTGaacaacaaaaacatcaaatcagGTTGTTATTAGTGAATGAAGAATTacattgtatttaaattttattcataCCTAAAGGGACACCTCCTCCATGGCAATGGGTTAGAAGTAGAAAGAGGCGGGTCTGGTGACCGTCCATTCCACCACTGGCATCTAAAAACACTATCTCTGCAGACTCTCTGCAACAGATTATGTGCCATGTATGTTATTTTCACTGCCAGTTTGAACATAAAGGCGCATTTAaatgataaataacaataaatgaCACTGAATGACAATTAATAGAGGAATATAATCAGTGGTTGGGGTCAGTGGTTGGGGTCACTAAATCCTATATCCTATCTAGTAAGTGCATGCTGTACATAGACTATACCTATGTAGAGTCACAGTAATGTTTAGAAGCTGACCTTAAATTGTGTGAGCGCTCCATCAGTGGAGTTATCAGAGAAACAACCATTTGGCCGCTCTCTGTTAGACCTGTCAAAAACTTGACATCCTCATTCTCCAATTTTATTTGTAGAGCCTCTCTCATCTCTGCGGTTGTCTTTTGAAATTCAccatatttgatttttttcagtttgttataaAGTCTAAAAAGCAAAATATGAGAATTGCTAGCAATTTGAATGGTTATCAAATAATTTGTAGGTCAGACAATGTACGCGGAGCGTATAAACAATGTTCAACTGGCCTTTCCTTCACACAAATTATATACCTTGAGCAGAACTTGGATGATGGGATGATTGACCTGTTCGCAAGTTTGACAACATCCTCTTCCACAGTCATTTTCAAATGACTTAAAGCTGAGATCGGAGAATGTCCATCAACAAAAAGCTGTTCTAGTGCTCTAGTGGTTTCTTCAGAGACACGATTCTTTCCATATGAAGCAGCAGAAGCTGTTTGGTGGTTGTGGGCCAAATTGAGCTTAACCACTGCTTCACTAGATCCCCTTGaaacagaaaatatttatttctattaactAATCTGATGAATTCAGTCCAACAGTCGCTTAACAAGTTACAAAATCCTTTTAGAGGCATAGAATCAGGGGtaacaatgttttatttaattgttatgTTACCGATTGATTTTGATAACCGATTTTGGTTTGAAATACAGGCATTACCTCAAAATGTATAAATCCTAAAGCAATTGATAAGAGAGACTCGCTATATTCTAACTTACATGTTTCCCTTTGACTTTAAATTTATTGTGAGCGTGGCTGGACATCCAGTGTTTTTTATGTTGGAATATTTTCGCTTCCTCTTCTGCTTATTTTTGCAGCTATGCTTGTTTTGATACTGTGTTTGATGCTGACAAACAGCTCTAAGCTGAAAAAGGTACGTAATATATTAGATCCACAGAGTACAAACATGACAGTGTATACTATACTTGCACCAATCCAATGCCCTTGAGGTTCTTCTTTCACAACTGTATAGTGTGTCGGACTCGGGTCTTGTGCCCGACTTGTGTCTTTCGAGTGTGGTGAGGTTAGAAAACGATTGAATCTGTTTTTGAGTCACAACCAGCGATTCTGGTTATACATTGCAGGCTGGTGATAAACCTGGTTTAACAACACTAGAGTATTTTCATACCTATTATACTTGTGATAACTTACACGAAACAGGAGTCTTTCTGTAGGCTTCCTGATTTCCTTTGTGCGCCATCTGTTGTTTGCCTGAAACGAGGCCTTCCAAGCCAAGATATCGGATTTTGATTTTAGTTCCTTCACAGAGAAGACAAAGGTCGTCTTGGAGGTTATTCGGACCATCTCGTGCTTTAGAAGGTGGTAGGCAAAACCTTCAGGTAGGATATTCTAAGAACAAAAAGTATCATCAAATACCTTCATTGGTGAACACATCACAATCATACTCAGACCATGATTGATAGCAAAGATAAACTGTATAGTTGCTTCGTCATTAGTAGTTTGACCAATGTAGTGAGTAGCTGGCGGCAAATGCCCACCAACCTCCCCCAAAATAATGTAATGGGGCAAATGAAATGCATGAATTTTGGGAGATTTTGACAACCAGGTGTCATATTAAAGCGAAGTACTTCTAAAAGATGAGCTCATTTATGAAGCGCCTCATATAATTTGGACAGAGTAGGCTTGACTTAAAAGACTGATTCATAATATATGCTTGGCAGGCATGATATTtattctgtgaagcaattgtATGAGAAAAGGTTTTCTTTGGCTTGTCTTTGGTATGAGCAAGCAAAATCGAGTTCAGTATTCAGTTAGATAACACAAAGTGCAAGTAGAGCAAGTAGTTCGTGATTGATTTTGTTACAATGTAGttatatacaaaattaaaaatcaaattattttatcTCTGCTCTACTCTTCCCCTAACTTAACTGAAGATAAAAGAACTGACAGACAGACCACACAGGACAGTCTCTTGAGTCTTGTTTTCAGTTCATGTCATGCCTTACTTTACAAATGCTGTCCCATTCTGATACTTCCACTTCTTGGTGACTGGCTGCTGGTTTTTCACAATGATATGTGTGGTCAGTGCTCATGGTATGATAGGTGTCTGATTCAAGCTTGCTGAAAGAATCTTTTCTCCAAGATAGGGAAGATGCAAGTTTAGTGTACGAGTTTAGAACGTGTAGTTTAGAACGCGATAACGAGCGAGAGGAAATTAGCTACGAAATTAGCTAGGAAATTAGAATAAGTACGCTCGGCGTACTTGGCGCTCGCGGGTAAACCCAACAACCCATTATTCCTACCTCCCGCGCGCGTTCTCATTTGGGGTGCTAATTTCCTCTCGCAGCCGGGTCAcgaactc
This Watersipora subatra unplaced genomic scaffold, tzWatSuba1.1 SCAFFOLD_27, whole genome shotgun sequence DNA region includes the following protein-coding sequences:
- the LOC137410427 gene encoding uncharacterized protein, translated to MSTDHTYHCEKPAASHQEVEVSEWDSICKNILPEGFAYHLLKHEMVRITSKTTFVFSVKELKSKSDILAWKASFQANNRWRTKEIRKPTERLLFRLRAVCQHQTQYQNKHSCKNKQKRKRKYSNIKNTGCPATLTINLKSKGNMGSSEAVVKLNLAHNHQTASAASYGKNRVSEETTRALEQLFVDGHSPISALSHLKMTVEEDVVKLANRSIIPSSKFCSRLYNKLKKIKYGEFQKTTAEMREALQIKLENEDVKFLTGLTESGQMVVSLITPLMERSHNLRESAEIVFLDASGGMDGHQTRLFLLLTHCHGGGVPLGAFLTTSESEDAITMGLDQIKQLADSSGFYNRGLVGPTLFMVDDSKAEHAAINTVFPESRVLLCTFHIQQAVWRWLWNSHNRIHLRDRNTCMELFRRLLYSDSESEYMEIYESDHSCLAKYPNYANYLGVLHGRRSLWALCFRQSSLTRGNNTNNFVEAAFRLLKDTVLHRARAFNCVHLTEYLITKFENSICNRLLDIAHGRTELRHRRKRPATSSATIKHKVGDQYEVVIGKTKRLVQADLGLCSCTYGNTGNLCKHLWAVMESAFECGTNAHHYKPLQHQREVLFWLSTGQKAQKGWLEPLHHNTCINNKTISTEREVEEHLEYEEIVKSENSYSEVDVIPKVSELQRQKWQAAIDAFHKDMSDKLENYYEAAMYGPAFETFIERWKARTASQKITLLNTPLFLGGYSFMQKRTKIGVQPSAVARRKRPLGTTTSQHGGSRRKAAEHAYGKETKKNQPAPHSLLFCVERTISLGKTHSKK